The following proteins are encoded in a genomic region of Arcobacter cloacae:
- a CDS encoding DNA repair protein Rad50 encodes MKNIKVELESIIFNVMLPESQAFLDELNEEINNGNEEKEIIEAKKDVVSFIEELNQILKLIEEKKLSNKDAKDMYKKIRNMIDEHKH; translated from the coding sequence GTGAAAAATATAAAAGTAGAATTAGAAAGTATAATATTTAATGTGATGCTACCAGAATCACAAGCTTTTTTAGATGAATTAAATGAAGAGATTAACAATGGAAATGAAGAAAAAGAGATTATTGAAGCAAAGAAAGATGTTGTCTCTTTTATTGAGGAATTAAATCAAATTTTAAAACTAATTGAAGAAAAGAAATTATCAAATAAAGATGCAAAAGATATGTATAAAAAGATTAGAAATATGATTGATGAACATAAACATTAA
- a CDS encoding serine hydrolase domain-containing protein, whose protein sequence is MSFSMSKFFLKIVTISSFILVSIQANTQSNQFLDATQSDPNKLAWMVGFPPSVEKLIMQPESDFFSFPKLRWTVCHIRELMPTKEVSRRIGSSIPLEYEIDKNIDSIKFNPLNSQKSMSWEESLLANYTDGILILHKGKIVYEKYFGCLNETNKHAAMSMTKSLTGLLAQILVAEKVLDDTLRVDSIIPELKNSAFGSATVREVMDMTTALDYSEDYSNPNADIWIYSKASSPLPKPKDYKGPNGYFEYLQTVKQKGVHGEAFGYKTINTDTLGWIISRVTNKDLTQLLSERIWSKIGAQQDAYMTVDAKGTPFAGGGLSASLRDLGKIGLLMLNEGKFNNQQLFPKEVVEEIKKGGDKKAFAKAGYKTLEGGSYHSMWWIFHNQNKAFAARGVHGQTIYVDPTAEMVIVRFASFPTASNIQIDPTSLPAFEAVAKYLMEKEK, encoded by the coding sequence ATGAGTTTTTCAATGAGCAAGTTTTTTTTAAAAATAGTAACAATTTCTAGTTTTATTTTAGTATCTATTCAAGCTAATACCCAATCAAATCAATTTCTAGATGCTACCCAATCAGATCCTAATAAATTAGCTTGGATGGTAGGTTTCCCTCCTTCTGTAGAAAAACTAATTATGCAACCAGAATCAGATTTTTTTAGTTTTCCAAAATTAAGATGGACGGTGTGTCATATTAGAGAATTGATGCCTACGAAAGAGGTGAGTAGGAGGATTGGTTCATCAATTCCACTTGAATATGAAATTGATAAAAATATTGATTCTATAAAATTTAATCCTTTAAATTCTCAAAAATCAATGAGCTGGGAAGAATCACTTTTAGCTAATTACACAGATGGTATTTTAATTCTTCATAAGGGTAAAATTGTTTATGAAAAATATTTCGGTTGTTTAAATGAAACAAATAAACACGCTGCTATGTCTATGACAAAGTCTCTTACAGGACTTTTAGCTCAAATTTTGGTGGCTGAAAAAGTTTTAGATGATACATTAAGAGTTGATTCAATAATTCCTGAACTTAAAAATAGTGCTTTTGGTAGTGCAACAGTAAGAGAAGTTATGGATATGACAACAGCTCTTGATTATAGTGAAGATTATTCAAATCCAAATGCTGATATTTGGATTTACTCAAAAGCTTCAAGTCCTCTACCAAAACCTAAAGATTATAAAGGACCAAATGGTTATTTTGAGTATTTACAAACAGTTAAACAAAAAGGAGTTCATGGTGAAGCTTTTGGTTATAAAACTATAAATACAGATACTCTTGGTTGGATTATATCAAGGGTTACAAATAAGGATTTGACTCAACTTTTATCAGAACGAATTTGGAGTAAAATAGGAGCTCAACAAGATGCTTATATGACAGTTGATGCAAAAGGTACTCCTTTTGCAGGTGGTGGACTTAGTGCTTCATTAAGGGATTTAGGAAAAATTGGTCTTTTAATGCTTAATGAAGGGAAGTTTAATAATCAACAGTTGTTCCCAAAAGAAGTAGTTGAAGAGATAAAAAAAGGTGGTGATAAAAAAGCTTTTGCTAAAGCAGGTTATAAAACTCTTGAAGGTGGAAGTTATCATAGTATGTGGTGGATTTTTCATAATCAAAATAAAGCTTTTGCGGCAAGAGGAGTACATGGACAAACGATTTATGTAGACCCAACGGCCGAAATGGTAATAGTAAGATTTGCTTCTTTTCCAACAGCAAGTAATATACAAATTGATCCAACATCACTACCAGCTTTTGAAGCAGTTGCAAAATATTTAATGGAAAAAGAGAAATAG
- a CDS encoding 6-pyruvoyl trahydropterin synthase family protein produces MIIRKKFKFEGAHIVRNCSTKRCKTSIHGHSYKVELFFTSNKLDNGYMILDFGLTKKHIKNIIDSFDHAYSLWGEESEEFKNFFKTNSLRWVEMPVSPSAESYSLMFLKFIDHILKNTKFSNGEGDVKISSVRVHETKTGYAEAFVSDMDLIELDIKKVIFSDEIINEWKNKDELLKILST; encoded by the coding sequence GTGATAATAAGAAAAAAATTCAAATTTGAAGGTGCTCATATAGTAAGAAACTGTTCAACAAAAAGATGTAAGACATCAATTCATGGACATTCTTATAAAGTTGAACTATTTTTTACTTCTAATAAACTAGATAATGGCTATATGATTTTAGATTTTGGATTAACAAAAAAACATATTAAAAATATTATAGATTCATTTGATCATGCTTATTCTTTATGGGGCGAAGAATCAGAAGAATTTAAAAACTTTTTTAAAACAAATTCACTGCGTTGGGTAGAGATGCCAGTATCTCCAAGTGCTGAAAGCTATAGTTTGATGTTTCTAAAATTTATCGACCATATTTTAAAAAATACAAAATTTTCAAATGGTGAAGGAGATGTAAAAATATCATCTGTAAGAGTTCATGAAACAAAAACTGGCTATGCAGAAGCCTTTGTGAGTGATATGGATTTGATTGAATTAGATATAAAAAAAGTAATTTTTTCAGATGAAATAATAAACGAATGGAAAAATAAAGATGAATTACTAAAAATCTTATCAACATAA
- the hisI gene encoding phosphoribosyl-AMP cyclohydrolase — translation MNIDFKKSNGLVPVIAQEYETNEILMLGYMNKEAFDLTIETKIVHYFSRSKNRIWKKGEESGHIQKLIDLRVDCDEDTLLVIVEQVGNTACHTGAKSCFYRSYFEDNKQT, via the coding sequence ATGAATATTGATTTTAAAAAATCTAATGGATTAGTTCCAGTTATTGCCCAAGAATACGAAACAAATGAGATATTAATGTTAGGTTATATGAACAAAGAGGCTTTTGATTTGACTATTGAAACAAAAATTGTTCACTACTTTTCAAGAAGTAAAAACAGAATTTGGAAAAAAGGTGAAGAGAGTGGTCATATTCAAAAACTTATTGATTTAAGAGTTGATTGTGATGAAGATACACTTTTAGTAATTGTGGAACAAGTTGGCAACACAGCTTGTCACACAGGTGCTAAATCTTGTTTTTATAGGTCATATTTTGAAGATAATAAGCAAACTTAA
- a CDS encoding hybrid sensor histidine kinase/response regulator — translation MERFNILLVDDVPENIYSLKMMIEDSFDVNLFSALSAQEGIEILMKEDIDLILTDVQMPEIDGFEFVDYLKNIERTKDIPVIFITGIYDKDEYKTKGYNLGAVEYITKPIHDVLLNSKLKVYIDIFEKRKSDSEQIAAKDRVLIHQSKMATMGEMIGVIAHQLKQPLNILSLYCNDVKSSYEFGEINDKFIDDFSKNTKKQISFLSETIDDFRDFFNPNKQKRVFEIKKAIDTSIKLLGNQFEVNKITLNIDVSDEKVFGIETELEQVILNIINNAIDAFKDRNIENREIDITVLSKNSYTILIIEDNAGGVKIDTLEKLFDPYYTTKATGTGTGLYMVKLVIKNSFQGDLKVNNSNKGLRYIIALPQKEL, via the coding sequence ATGGAAAGATTTAATATTTTATTAGTAGATGATGTTCCTGAGAATATTTATTCTTTAAAAATGATGATTGAAGATAGTTTTGATGTTAATCTTTTTTCAGCCCTAAGTGCTCAAGAAGGTATAGAAATATTAATGAAAGAAGATATAGATTTGATTTTAACTGATGTTCAAATGCCTGAAATTGATGGATTTGAGTTTGTGGATTATCTAAAAAATATTGAAAGAACAAAAGATATACCTGTTATTTTTATAACAGGAATTTATGATAAAGATGAGTATAAAACTAAAGGTTATAATTTAGGAGCAGTTGAATACATAACTAAACCAATTCATGATGTTTTATTAAATTCGAAACTAAAAGTATATATTGATATTTTTGAAAAGAGAAAATCAGATAGTGAGCAAATTGCTGCTAAAGATAGAGTATTAATTCATCAATCAAAAATGGCAACAATGGGAGAGATGATAGGAGTTATTGCTCATCAATTAAAACAACCATTAAATATTTTATCTTTGTATTGTAATGATGTAAAAAGTTCTTATGAATTTGGAGAGATAAATGATAAGTTTATAGATGATTTTTCTAAAAATACAAAGAAACAGATAAGTTTTTTAAGTGAAACAATAGATGATTTTAGAGATTTTTTCAATCCAAATAAACAAAAAAGAGTTTTTGAAATAAAAAAAGCAATAGATACTTCTATTAAATTATTGGGAAATCAATTTGAAGTAAATAAAATAACTCTTAATATAGATGTAAGTGATGAAAAAGTTTTTGGTATAGAAACAGAATTAGAACAAGTTATTTTAAATATAATAAACAATGCCATTGATGCTTTTAAAGATAGAAACATTGAAAATAGAGAGATAGATATTACTGTTTTATCAAAAAATTCATACACAATTTTGATTATTGAGGATAATGCAGGAGGAGTTAAGATAGATACATTAGAAAAACTTTTTGATCCTTACTATACTACTAAAGCAACTGGAACTGGAACTGGATTATATATGGTAAAACTGGTAATTAAAAATAGTTTTCAAGGAGATTTAAAAGTAAATAATAGTAATAAAGGATTAAGATATATCATAGCTCTTCCTCAAAAAGAGCTATGA
- a CDS encoding NADPH-dependent FMN reductase, with protein MPKIGILVASSNNNLKLGLKLKELALSQNCEVEFINLVDLRLPLYSTLEEEENGIPESVLDLATKILELKAFIIVAPEYNGVMPPVLNNAMSWTSRATKSWRDAFNEKIVGLATHSGGGGAKGLQAMRLMYQHLGANILARELLTTYEKPLNEESAIAMINSLIRLSKD; from the coding sequence ATGCCAAAGATAGGAATATTAGTTGCAAGTTCTAATAATAACTTAAAATTAGGATTAAAATTAAAAGAGTTAGCACTAAGTCAAAATTGTGAAGTTGAATTTATAAATTTAGTTGATTTAAGATTACCTTTGTATAGTACACTTGAAGAGGAAGAAAATGGTATTCCTGAATCTGTTTTAGATTTAGCTACTAAAATTTTAGAACTAAAAGCATTTATTATTGTAGCACCTGAATATAATGGTGTTATGCCACCTGTGTTAAACAATGCTATGTCTTGGACTTCAAGAGCTACAAAAAGCTGGAGAGATGCCTTTAATGAAAAAATTGTTGGACTAGCTACTCACAGTGGTGGAGGTGGAGCAAAAGGTCTTCAAGCTATGAGATTAATGTATCAACATTTAGGTGCAAATATTCTAGCAAGAGAGTTACTAACAACTTATGAAAAACCTTTAAATGAAGAGAGTGCTATTGCTATGATAAACTCTTTAATTAGATTATCAAAAGATTAA
- a CDS encoding sensor histidine kinase, with product MFMEHLALTYKCHSSIGNSLDLRIMMKEVLSTFVEETNAINGFFYLLDEDDLLHKYLSYDNSFEYDKEFLKSKITDYKYVKTFDLENKKVLILPLNKGILFIVYENLDVNFEYITSMFQDLIVKLNISIDACLNVQRMKNKNKILNHLTNELKEQQKKLIESDKYKTDFLANMSHELKTPLNSIIVISSIMSKNKNQKLDEEQVKNMKIINNCGNDLLFLINDILDISKIEAGELTLNLSKTDINELIENLVNEMKPLAIEKNLVLETNNLSKNIILLTDSHRIKQILKNLLSNAIKFTQKGMIEVILEENANDITIKVIDQGIGISEEKLKYVFERFKQADGSTTRKYGGTGLGLAISKELALLLGADIKAFSILDKGSTFELILPKKTNIKNISDDKVIISSKDEDYSVEDIVFFDSDIDIKEEESFIQKNEKILVIDSDYGSFFSIAVYLKKNDFILNYCKHIEEAKEILLNESHELVVVYEENFLNEIDDFLEYCKNNNLKFIVVSSKENKEHYIKKESIKTDLLQKILSYLGK from the coding sequence ATGTTCATGGAACATTTGGCTTTGACTTATAAATGTCATAGCTCAATTGGTAATAGTTTAGATTTAAGAATCATGATGAAAGAAGTCCTTTCTACTTTTGTAGAAGAGACAAATGCTATTAATGGTTTTTTTTATTTATTAGATGAAGATGATTTATTACATAAATACTTATCTTATGATAACTCTTTTGAATACGATAAAGAGTTCTTAAAAAGCAAAATAACCGATTATAAATATGTAAAAACATTTGATTTAGAAAATAAAAAAGTATTGATATTACCTTTAAATAAAGGTATTTTATTTATTGTTTATGAAAATCTTGATGTAAATTTTGAATATATAACTTCTATGTTTCAAGATTTGATAGTTAAATTAAACATTAGTATAGATGCTTGTTTAAATGTTCAAAGAATGAAAAATAAAAATAAAATATTAAATCATTTAACTAATGAATTAAAAGAACAGCAAAAAAAATTGATTGAATCAGATAAATATAAAACCGATTTTTTAGCAAATATGAGCCATGAATTAAAAACCCCTTTAAATTCAATAATTGTTATTTCTTCAATAATGAGTAAAAATAAAAATCAAAAACTTGATGAAGAACAAGTTAAAAATATGAAGATTATTAACAATTGTGGAAATGATTTACTTTTTTTGATTAATGATATTTTAGATATTTCAAAAATTGAAGCAGGGGAACTTACTCTTAATTTATCCAAAACAGATATAAATGAGTTAATCGAAAATTTAGTCAATGAGATGAAACCTTTAGCTATTGAAAAAAATCTAGTTTTAGAAACAAATAATTTATCTAAAAATATTATTTTACTTACTGATTCCCATAGAATAAAACAAATTTTAAAAAATCTATTGAGTAATGCAATAAAATTTACTCAAAAAGGTATGATAGAAGTAATTTTAGAAGAGAATGCAAATGATATTACTATAAAAGTTATAGATCAAGGTATTGGAATTTCTGAAGAAAAATTAAAGTATGTTTTTGAGAGATTTAAACAAGCAGATGGTAGTACAACTAGAAAATATGGTGGAACAGGTCTTGGATTAGCTATTTCTAAAGAATTAGCACTTTTGCTTGGGGCTGATATTAAAGCTTTTAGTATTCTTGATAAAGGAAGTACTTTTGAATTGATTCTACCTAAAAAAACAAATATCAAAAATATATCAGATGATAAGGTTATAATCTCTTCAAAAGATGAAGATTATAGTGTTGAAGATATAGTTTTTTTTGATTCAGATATAGATATAAAAGAGGAAGAGAGTTTTATTCAAAAAAATGAAAAAATTCTTGTAATAGATAGTGATTATGGCTCTTTTTTCTCAATCGCTGTCTATTTGAAGAAAAATGATTTTATTTTGAATTATTGTAAACATATTGAAGAAGCTAAAGAGATACTTCTTAATGAAAGTCATGAATTAGTTGTTGTTTATGAAGAAAATTTTTTAAATGAAATAGATGATTTTTTAGAATATTGTAAAAACAATAATCTAAAGTTTATAGTTGTTTCTTCAAAAGAAAATAAAGAACACTACATAAAAAAAGAGTCAATTAAAACTGATTTATTGCAAAAAATTTTAAGCTATTTAGGAAAATAA
- a CDS encoding PhoH family protein has product MKEKVYVLDTNIILQNLQNLYKISDNKTNHIVIPETTLLELEDKKKLVNELGYYSREFARLLAKMKIKEVDYKLGFKVVKLYNEELNLDIISKDKYDTVIEQIHISESNDKRIIEVASIAQEYYKGCQTIFLSLDVYARTFALFKGIKTETLHDDKSTVPKFNFVKNLQLDSSMFNSLENKDIKLVDENYEMENFSYSFESSDGNIEYAIITNQKIDILKENDFKALNVKPVNLKQKLFTKAILSNMYDLLVIDAKAGSGKTLMSIVSAMRLIDLGLYDKIVYVRNSIESLDKGADIGYLSGNDEKFRIYNMALQDTLEFIAKKQLKKSENRENQESIESKIDELKSRYCIETLWPGEARGRTLSASIVIMDEWQNSSEKTTQLILSRLDESCMAIVIGSNRQIDNLYLNKYNNGLTTLLKQTNEAHPELKMFAIELEKAVRGKFAQFTERIFENRKD; this is encoded by the coding sequence ATGAAAGAAAAAGTATATGTCCTTGACACAAATATCATTTTACAAAACCTTCAAAATCTCTACAAAATATCAGACAATAAAACCAACCATATTGTTATACCTGAAACTACACTTCTTGAATTAGAGGATAAAAAGAAGTTAGTTAATGAATTGGGTTATTATTCAAGAGAGTTTGCAAGATTATTAGCAAAAATGAAGATAAAAGAGGTTGATTATAAACTTGGTTTTAAAGTAGTAAAACTCTACAACGAAGAACTAAATCTTGATATTATTTCAAAAGACAAATACGATACTGTAATTGAGCAAATTCATATCTCTGAATCAAATGATAAAAGAATTATTGAAGTAGCTTCAATCGCCCAAGAATACTACAAAGGTTGTCAAACAATCTTTTTATCCCTTGATGTTTATGCAAGAACTTTTGCTTTGTTTAAAGGTATCAAAACAGAGACTTTACATGATGATAAATCAACTGTTCCAAAATTTAATTTTGTAAAAAATCTACAGCTTGATTCTTCTATGTTTAATAGTTTAGAAAATAAAGATATAAAATTAGTAGATGAAAATTATGAAATGGAAAACTTTTCATACAGCTTTGAAAGTAGTGATGGAAATATAGAATATGCAATTATTACAAATCAAAAAATAGATATTTTAAAAGAGAATGATTTTAAAGCTTTAAATGTAAAACCAGTAAATTTAAAACAAAAACTATTCACAAAAGCGATTTTATCAAATATGTATGATTTATTAGTGATTGATGCAAAAGCTGGAAGTGGGAAAACTTTGATGTCGATTGTTAGTGCTATGAGACTTATTGATTTAGGTTTATATGACAAAATTGTTTATGTTAGAAACTCTATTGAATCCCTTGATAAAGGTGCTGATATTGGATATTTATCAGGAAATGATGAGAAGTTTAGAATCTATAATATGGCTTTACAAGACACCTTAGAATTTATTGCAAAAAAACAATTAAAGAAAAGTGAAAATAGAGAAAACCAAGAATCAATAGAATCAAAAATTGATGAGTTAAAATCAAGATATTGTATAGAAACACTTTGGCCAGGAGAAGCAAGAGGAAGAACTTTATCAGCTTCTATTGTGATAATGGACGAATGGCAAAATTCAAGTGAAAAAACAACACAACTAATACTTTCAAGACTCGATGAAAGTTGTATGGCAATTGTTATTGGTTCAAATAGACAAATCGATAATTTATATTTAAATAAATATAATAACGGCTTAACAACTCTTTTAAAACAAACAAATGAAGCCCATCCTGAGCTTAAAATGTTTGCGATAGAACTTGAAAAAGCAGTTCGTGGTAAATTTGCCCAATTTACGGAGAGAATTTTTGAAAATAGAAAAGATTAA
- a CDS encoding DUF1826 domain-containing protein, producing MMNEKNLNFTIKCGQAEGMFRHMSQDKQPTVLSDIYQADINIAIWRRQKQFSIKEFLALNPTFQKEMILTPQDALSRVSEFFNNNMTEVSEDIALLVDMFCYLFELKQAGMRLKVLDKAMCPKFHVDKVPCRLVTTYQGIATQWLPHELVDQTKLGWGCNGLPDSESGLYQSESDIQQLDCGDVALIKGTLWEGNENAGLVHRSPELITNEKRLILTLDFI from the coding sequence ATGATGAATGAAAAGAATCTGAATTTTACTATTAAATGTGGACAAGCAGAAGGTATGTTCCGACATATGTCTCAGGATAAACAGCCAACGGTTTTAAGCGATATCTATCAAGCAGATATAAACATAGCCATTTGGCGGCGTCAAAAACAATTTTCGATAAAAGAATTTTTAGCATTGAATCCTACATTTCAAAAAGAAATGATCTTAACGCCACAAGATGCGCTTTCGCGTGTTAGTGAATTTTTTAATAACAATATGACAGAAGTTAGCGAAGATATAGCTTTGCTTGTGGATATGTTTTGTTATTTGTTTGAACTTAAACAAGCAGGTATGCGTTTAAAAGTTTTAGATAAAGCGATGTGCCCTAAGTTTCATGTGGACAAAGTGCCTTGCCGTCTTGTGACAACCTATCAAGGTATAGCTACGCAATGGCTACCGCATGAGCTGGTTGATCAAACAAAACTGGGCTGGGGTTGTAACGGTTTGCCTGACAGTGAATCTGGTCTTTACCAAAGTGAAAGTGATATCCAACAACTAGATTGTGGTGATGTTGCATTAATCAAAGGTACGCTTTGGGAAGGTAATGAAAATGCAGGATTAGTCCACCGTTCACCAGAATTGATAACCAATGAAAAGCGTTTGATATTAACTTTAGATTTTATTTAG
- a CDS encoding EAL domain-containing protein has translation MKSILRPENFLNLISKHLPDMLWAKDLDGNYLYANEAICNNLLMATPDEVIGKCDVFFATRERNKHPENKNWHTFGELCFNSDYVVLENMKPMIFEEYGNIKGKLVYLEVHKAPLHDSNGKLIGTIGSGRDITAQILLEKKNEKLAYYDQLTELPNRQKFFIDISKKDPTACAIFNIDEFKEINDFFGSENGDQILKDIAAWFSKLDLQTYRIDGDEFAILYYENISLETIKHNVKNILSLFEEESFYIQKERVQISFSVGIAKEKYRLFTKADIAIHYAKENKLKIAIYKEDANIEQKYKKNIAIASSIREALVDNRIVCHYQAILDLSKNEITKYETLVRMVGKNKEIIPPLEFLSISKRTKLYSHITLEVINQACNTFKNRKESFSVNLSIDDIKDAHTVQEIIKTLIKTNTASKIIFEILESEGIENYQDVTNFITQIKGLGARIAIDDFGTGYSNFEHILKLNVDYIKIDGSLIKGMKENNKHKIIVETIIDFAKKVGSKTIAEFVYDQEILDITKQIGIDFAQGFYVGKPFEIVV, from the coding sequence ATGAAATCTATTCTTCGACCGGAAAATTTTTTAAATCTAATATCAAAACATCTGCCTGATATGTTATGGGCAAAAGATTTAGATGGTAACTACTTATATGCTAATGAAGCTATTTGCAATAACCTGTTAATGGCAACACCTGATGAAGTTATAGGTAAATGTGATGTTTTTTTTGCAACTAGGGAAAGAAATAAACATCCTGAAAATAAAAATTGGCATACTTTTGGAGAGTTGTGTTTTAATTCTGATTATGTTGTTTTAGAAAATATGAAACCAATGATATTTGAAGAGTATGGCAATATAAAGGGTAAACTTGTTTATCTTGAAGTTCATAAAGCGCCACTTCATGACTCTAATGGAAAATTAATTGGAACAATTGGAAGTGGAAGAGATATAACCGCACAAATTTTACTTGAAAAAAAGAATGAAAAATTAGCATATTATGACCAATTAACAGAATTACCAAATAGACAAAAATTTTTTATTGATATATCAAAAAAAGATCCTACAGCTTGTGCTATTTTTAATATAGATGAGTTTAAAGAGATAAATGATTTTTTTGGTTCTGAAAATGGAGACCAAATACTAAAAGATATTGCAGCTTGGTTTTCAAAGTTGGATTTGCAAACATATAGAATTGATGGTGATGAATTCGCTATTTTATATTATGAAAATATATCATTAGAAACTATAAAACATAATGTAAAAAATATTCTATCACTTTTTGAAGAAGAATCATTTTACATTCAAAAAGAGAGAGTACAAATCAGTTTTTCTGTTGGAATAGCAAAGGAAAAATATAGACTATTTACAAAAGCAGATATTGCTATTCATTATGCAAAAGAGAATAAATTAAAAATAGCTATTTATAAAGAAGACGCAAATATTGAACAAAAATACAAAAAGAATATAGCTATAGCCTCTTCTATTAGAGAAGCTTTAGTTGATAATAGAATAGTCTGTCATTATCAAGCTATTTTGGATCTATCAAAAAATGAAATTACAAAATATGAAACACTTGTTAGAATGGTTGGGAAAAATAAAGAAATAATTCCTCCTTTAGAGTTTTTAAGTATTTCTAAAAGAACAAAACTCTACTCACATATTACTCTTGAAGTTATAAATCAAGCTTGTAATACTTTTAAAAATAGAAAAGAGAGTTTTTCAGTTAATTTATCAATAGATGATATCAAAGATGCTCACACTGTACAAGAGATTATTAAAACATTAATAAAAACAAATACTGCATCTAAAATAATTTTTGAAATCTTAGAATCTGAAGGAATTGAAAATTACCAAGATGTAACGAATTTCATCACCCAAATAAAAGGACTTGGAGCTAGAATTGCAATTGATGATTTTGGAACTGGATATTCTAATTTTGAGCATATTCTAAAACTAAATGTAGATTATATAAAAATAGATGGTTCATTAATAAAAGGTATGAAAGAAAATAACAAACATAAAATAATTGTTGAAACTATTATAGATTTTGCAAAAAAAGTTGGTTCAAAAACTATTGCTGAATTTGTTTATGACCAAGAAATTTTAGATATTACAAAACAAATAGGGATTGATTTTGCACAAGGATTTTATGTTGGAAAACCATTTGAAATAGTTGTTTAA
- the pyrC gene encoding dihydroorotase has translation MEKFIINSALDMHLHLRDDDMLKLVAPLTSKSFSGALIMPNLLPPITTKEALLSYKQRIKEATKEDDFTPYVTIFFQVDYSYSFLEDIKDEIIAVKLYPFGVTTNSETGVSSMNVEILRPTLESMSKLGIPLCVHGETKGFVMDREKEFLPIYESLAINFPNLKIIMEHISTKEAITLLNKYDNLYATVTIHHLLLTLDDVAGGMLNPHNFCKPIVKRYEDRDALQEVVLQAHPKIMFGSDSAPHQKNNKECHHGAAGVFNSPIALQLLTELFERNGKLDNLNTFVSLNAQKIYNLKPTTKPITLIKKDFIVPDVYSYKKEQVVPMFAGKTLLWSIE, from the coding sequence ATGGAAAAATTTATTATAAACTCTGCTTTGGACATGCATCTTCATTTAAGAGACGATGATATGTTAAAACTTGTAGCACCTTTGACTTCAAAAAGTTTTTCTGGGGCTCTTATTATGCCAAATCTTCTTCCTCCAATTACTACAAAAGAGGCTTTATTATCTTATAAACAAAGAATAAAAGAAGCAACAAAAGAAGATGATTTTACTCCTTATGTGACAATATTTTTTCAAGTGGATTATTCATACTCTTTTTTAGAAGATATAAAAGATGAGATAATTGCTGTGAAACTTTACCCTTTTGGAGTAACAACAAACAGTGAAACAGGTGTATCTTCAATGAACGTTGAGATTTTAAGACCAACACTTGAATCTATGAGTAAATTGGGTATTCCTTTATGTGTACATGGAGAAACAAAAGGTTTTGTAATGGATAGAGAAAAAGAGTTTTTACCTATTTATGAATCTTTAGCTATTAATTTTCCAAATCTTAAAATAATCATGGAACATATTTCAACAAAAGAGGCTATAACTTTACTTAATAAATACGATAATTTATATGCAACAGTTACTATTCATCATCTACTTTTAACCCTTGATGATGTGGCAGGTGGGATGTTAAATCCTCACAATTTTTGCAAACCAATTGTAAAAAGATATGAAGATAGAGATGCTTTACAAGAAGTAGTATTACAAGCTCATCCTAAAATTATGTTTGGTTCTGATTCAGCTCCCCATCAAAAAAACAATAAAGAGTGTCATCATGGAGCAGCTGGAGTATTTAACTCACCCATTGCGTTACAACTTCTAACTGAATTATTTGAAAGAAATGGAAAATTAGATAACTTAAATACTTTTGTAAGTTTAAATGCACAAAAAATTTATAATTTAAAACCTACAACTAAACCAATTACTCTAATAAAAAAAGATTTTATAGTTCCTGATGTTTATTCTTATAAAAAAGAACAAGTAGTTCCAATGTTTGCAGGGAAAACTTTACTTTGGAGTATAGAGTGA